The following proteins are encoded in a genomic region of Oncorhynchus keta strain PuntledgeMale-10-30-2019 chromosome 35, Oket_V2, whole genome shotgun sequence:
- the LOC118368863 gene encoding uncharacterized protein DDB_G0290685-like isoform X34: MMHSLCTTDTGYHPHGLINQGATCYLNSVLQVFFMTKDFREAIESQVFPNDQEQETIDHKLKRLFQKLKEKEADTKDISWTLDIQTVYEQRDAAEFFEKILSTVKNNVSKIFEGQLSHTISCANSHISNIEPGPFWVLPLSMDVTLGPGQSYSVNDGFEEFFEKSTITGDKLYCAKCNEEVEATTACKMVHHPEILTLLLKRFEFDYHGMTYVKIKRSVDVPHKLQTENGAYELYAIVDHEGSLRSGHYTATIRSYEDQKWYLFNDSNVSLITLEPNLRSQSAYLLIYRTCGYRQEEDKRSGGNREEDGKSVCGKKEKEGEKKLSGGNRGDEEGSSWSKRRGNEKDAAKKTPEYEWIVNWFYSCITTIGSWGKRGEYKIDADENKGEGGKSTDGENGDGGKERSGAKREDDKTSGEKSTDEDQRSGGNSSEDDDRSGGNRRGEGDKRSGGNSEEEAKRPGGNSMEKDKRSGGNSEEEEKRPGGNREGDKISGRNSEEEDKRSGGNSGGDNKRTGGNSEEEEKRPGGNREGDKISGRNSEEEDKRPGGNRGEDDTRSDGNSSEDDDRSGGNRRGEDDKRSGGSSGEDDTSSGGSSGEDDTRSVGNSGEDHNRSGGNRRGEGDKRSGGNSEEEGKRSGGNSKEEDKRPGGNRREYNKRSGGNSIEDDDRSGGNRRGEGDKRSGGSSGEDDKRSGGNSIEDDDRSGGNRRGEGDKRSGGNSIEDDDRSGGNRRGEGDKRSGGSSGEDDKRSGGNSIEDDDRSGGNRRGEGDKRLGGSSGEDDKRSGGNCGEYNKRSGGNSIEDDDRSGGNRRGEGDKRSGGSNGEDDTRSGGNREKDDKMSGEKSKEEDQRSGGNSSEDNNRSDGNSKEEDQRSGGNSSEDNNRSDGNSKEEDQRSGGNSGENNNRSDGNSKEEDQRSGGNSSEDNNRSDGNSKEEDQRSGGNSGENNNRSDGNSKEEDQRSGGNSEEENKRSGGNREKDDKMSGEKSKEEDQRSGGNSSEDNNRSDGNSKEEDQRSGGNSSEDNNRSDGNSKEEDQRSGGNSSEDNNRSDGNSKEEDQRSGGNSGENNNRSDGNSKEEDQRSGGNSGENNNRSDGNSKEEDQRSGGNSSEDNNRSDGNSKEEDQRSGGNSGENNNRSDGNSKEEDQRSGGNSGENNNRSDGNSKEEDQRSGGNSSEDNNRSDGNSKEEDQRSGGNSIEDDTSSGGNSSEDDDRSGGNRRGEGDNRSGGNSEEEDKRPGGNSKEGDKRPGGNRGEYIKRSGGNSKEDDTRSGGNSSEDDDRSGGNRRGEVDKRSGGNNREYGKRSGGNRGEDDTRSGGNRCEDDDRSGGHRRGVGDKSSGGNSGEEDKRPGENS, translated from the exons ATGATGCATTCATTATGCACAACAGACACAG GCTACCATCCCCATGGTTTGATTAATCAAGGGGCAACCTGTTATTTAAACAGTGTGCTGCAGGTGTTCTTCATGACCAAGGACTTCAGAGAGGCTATTGAAAG TCAGGTATTTCCTAATGATCAAGAACAAGAGACCATTGATCACAAGCTTAAAAGGCTGTTTCAAAAATTAAAAGAGAAAGAAGCTGACACAAAGGACATTTCTTGGACATTGGACATTCAAACCG TATATGAGCAACGTGACGCCGCTGAGTTTTTTGAGAAGATTTTAAGCACGGTCAAGAATAATGTGTCTAAG ATCTTCGAAGGACAATTGTCGCACACTATCTCCTGTGCAAATAGTCATATTTCCAATATTGAACCTGGTCCATTTTGGGTTCTGCCCCTCTCCATGGACGTAACCTTAGGCCCTGGTCAAAGCTACAGTGTG AATGACGGTTTTGAGGAGTTTTTTGAGAAATCAActatcactggggacaagctgtACTGTGCTAAATGCAATGAAGAAGTGGAAGCAACAACT GCATGTAAGATGGTACATCACCCAGAGATTCTGACTCTGCTACTCAAGAGGTTTGAGTTTGACTACCATGGGATGACATATGTCAAAATTAAGCGCTCTGTGGACGTTCCTCACAAATTACAGACAGAG AATGGGGCATATGAACTCTATGCAATTGTGGACCATGAAGGAAGTCTAAGAAGTGGACATTACACTGCTACAATCAGGTCCTATGAGGATCAGAAGTGGTATTTGTTTAATGACAGCAACGTAAGCCTG ATCACATTGGAACCAAACTTAAG ATCACAAAGTGCTTATCTGCTTATTTATAGGACAT GTGGATACAGACAAGAAGAGGATAAGAGGTCAGgtggaaacagagaggaagatggaAAGAGTGTATgtggaaagaaagaaaaagagggagagaagaagttGTCAGGTGGAAACAGAGGAGACGAGGAGGGGAGCTCATGGTCAAAGAGAAGAGGAAATGAAAAGGATGCAGCTAAAAAGACACCAGAATATGAATGGATTGTAAATTGGTTTTACTCATGCATAACAACAATTGGATCATGGGGAAAAAGAGGAGAATATAAAATTGATGCAGATGAAAATAAAGGAGAAGGGGGCAAAAGTACAGATGGGGagaatggagatggagggaaggagaggtcaggTGCAAAGAGAGAAGATGATAAAACGTCAGGTGAAAAAAGTACAGACGAGGATCAGAGGTCAGGTGGAAACAGTAGTGAGGATGATGACAGGTCCGGTGGAAACAGAAGAGGAGAAGGTGATAAGAGGTCAGGTGGAAACAGTGAGGAAGAGGCTAAGAGGCCAGGTGGAAACAGTATGGAAAAGGATAAGAGGTCAG GTGGAAACAGTGAAGAAGAGGAAAAGAGGCCAGGTGGAAACAGAGAAGGTGATAAGATATCAGGTAGAAACAGTGAGGAAGAGGATAAGAGGTCAGGTGGAAACAGTGGAGGAGATAATAAGAGGACAGGTGGAAACAGTGAAGAAGAGGAAAAGAGGCCAGGTGGAAACAGAGAAGGTGATAAGATATCAGGTAGAAACAGTGAGGAAGAGGATAAGAGGCCAGGTGGAAACAGAGGAGAAGATGATACAAGGTCAGATGGAAACAGTAGTGAGGATGATGACAGGTCCGGTGGAAACAGAAGAGGAGAAGATGATAAGAGGTCAGGTGGAAGCAGTGGGGAAGATGATACGAGTTCAGGTGGAAGCAGTGGGGAAGATGATACGAGGTCAGTTGGAAACAGTGGAGAAGATCATAACAGGTCCGGTGGAAACAGAAGAGGAGAAGGTGATAAGAGGTCAGGTGGAAACAGTGAAGAAGAGGGTAAGAGGTCAGGTGGAAACAGTAAGGAAGAGGATAAGAGGCCAGGTGGAAACCGTAGAGAATATAATAAGAGGTCAGGTGGAAACAGTATAGAGGATGATGACAGGTCTGGTGGAAACAGAAGAGGAGAAGGTGATAAGAGGTCAGGTGGAAGCAGTGGGGAAGATGATAAGAGGTCAGGTGGAAACAGTATAGAGGATGATGACAGGTCTGGTGGAAACAGAAGAGGAGAAGGTGATAAGAG GTCAGGTGGAAACAGTATAGAGGATGATGACAGGTCTGGTGGAAACAGAAGAGGAGAAGGTGATAAGAGGTCAGGTGGAAGCAGTGGGGAAGATGATAAGAGGTCAGGTGGAAACAGTATAGAGGATGATGACAGGTCTGGTGGAAACAGAAGAGGAGAAGGTGATAAGAGGTTAGGTGGAAGCAGTGGGGAAGATGATAAGAGGTCAGGTGGAAACTGTGGAGAATATAATAAGAGGTCAGGTGGAAACAGTATAGAGGATGATGACAGGTCTGGTGGAAACAGAAGAGGAGAAGGTGATAAGAGGTCAGGTGGAAGCAATGGGGAAGATGATACGAGGTCAG GTGGAAACAGAGAAAAAGATGATAAGATGTCAGGTGAAAAAAGTAAGGAAGAGGATCAGAGGTCAGGTGGAAACAGTAGTGAGGATAATAATAGGTCTGATGGAAACAGTAAGGAAGAGGATCAGAGGTCAGGTGGAAACAGTAGTGAGGATAATAATAGGTCTGATGGAAACAGTAAGGAAGAGGATCAGAGGTCAGGTGGAAACAGTGGAGAAAATAATAATAGGTCTGATGGAAACAGTAAGGAAGAGGATCAGAGGTCAGGTGGAAACAGTAGTGAGGATAATAATAGGTCTGATGGAAACAGTAAGGAAGAGGATCAGAGGTCAGGTGGAAACAGTGGAGAAAATAATAATAGGTCTGATGGAAACAGTAAGGAAGAGGATCAGAGGTCAG GTGGAAACAGTGAGGAAGAGAATAAGAGGTCAGGTGGAAACAGAGAAAAAGATGATAAGATGTCAGGTGAAAAAAGTAAGGAAGAGGATCAGAGGTCAGGTGGAAACAGTAGTGAGGATAATAATAGGTCTGATGGAAACAGTAAGGAAGAGGATCAGAGGTCAGGTGGAAACAGTAGTGAGGATAATAATAGGTCTGATGGAAACAGTAAGGAAGAGGATCAGAGGTCAGGTGGAAACAGTAGTGAGGATAATAATAGGTCTGATGGAAACAGTAAGGAAGAGGATCAGAGGTCAGGTGGAAACAGTGGAGAAAATAATAATAGGTCTGATGGAAACAGTAAGGAAGAGGATCAGAGGTCAGGTGGAAACAGTGGAGAAAATAATAATAGGTCTGATGGAAACAGTAAGGAAGAGGATCAGAGGTCAGGTGGAAACAGTAGTGAGGATAATAATAG GTCTGATGGAAACAGTAAGGAAGAGGATCAGAGGTCAGGTGGAAACAGTGGAGAAAATAATAATAGGTCTGATGGAAACAGTAAGGAAGAGGATCAGAGGTCAGGTGGAAACAGTGGAGAAAATAATAATAGGTCTGATGGAAACAGTAAGGAAGAGGATCAGAGGTCAGGTGGAAACAGTAGTGAGGATAATAATAGGTCTGATGGAAACAGTAAGGAAGAGGATCAGAGGTCAGGTGGAAACAGTATAGAAGATGATACAAGCTCGGGTGGAAATAGTAGTGAGGATGATGACAGGTCCGGTGGAAACAGAAGAGGAGAAGGTGATAACAGGTCAGGTGGAAACAGTGAGGAAGAGGATAAGAGGCCAGGTGGAAACAGTAAGGAAGGGGATAAGAGGCCAGGTGGAAACCGTGGAGAATATATTAAGAGGTCAGGTGGAAACAGTAAAGAGGATGATACAAGGTCAGGTGGAAACAGTAGTGAGGATGATGACAGGTCCGGTGGAAACAGACGAGGAGAAGTTGATAAGAGGTCAGGTGGAAACAATAGAGAATATGGTAAGAGGTCAGGTGGAAACAGAGGAGAAGATGATACAAGATCAGGAGGAAACAGGTGTGAGGATGATGACAGGTCCGGTGGACATAGAAGAGGAGTAGGTGATAAGAGTTCAGGTGGAAACAGTGGGGAAGAGGATAAGAGGCCAGGTGAAAACAGTTAG
- the LOC118368863 gene encoding uncharacterized protein DDB_G0290685-like isoform X7, whose translation MMHSLCTTDTGYHPHGLINQGATCYLNSVLQVFFMTKDFREAIESQVFPNDQEQETIDHKLKRLFQKLKEKEADTKDISWTLDIQTVYEQRDAAEFFEKILSTVKNNVSKIFEGQLSHTISCANSHISNIEPGPFWVLPLSMDVTLGPGQSYSVNDGFEEFFEKSTITGDKLYCAKCNEEVEATTACKMVHHPEILTLLLKRFEFDYHGMTYVKIKRSVDVPHKLQTENGAYELYAIVDHEGSLRSGHYTATIRSYEDQKWYLFNDSNVSLITLEPNLRSQSAYLLIYRTCGYRQEEDKRSGGNREEDGKSVCGKKEKEGEKKLSGGNRGDEEGSSWSKRRGNEKDAAKKTPEYEWIVNWFYSCITTIGSWGKRGEYKIDADENKGEGGKSTDGENGDGGKERSGAKREDDKTSGEKSTDEDQRSGGNSSEDDDRSGGNRRGEGDKRSGGNSEEEAKRPGGNSMEKDKRSGGNSEEEEKRPGGNREGDKISGRNSEEEDKRSGGNSGGDNKRTGGNSEEEEKRPGGNREGDKISGRNSEEEDKRPGGNRGEDDTRSDGNSSEDDDRSGGNRRGEDDKRSGGSSGEDDTSSGGSSGEDDTRSVGNSGEDHNRSGGNRRGEGDKRSGGNSEEEGKRSGGNSKEEDKRPGGNRREYNKRSGGNSIEDDDRSGGNRRGEGDKRSGGSSGEDDKRSGGNSIEDDDRSGGNRRGEGDKRLGGSSGEDDKRSGGNRGEYNKRSGGNSIEDDTRSGGNSIEDDDRSGGNRRGEGDKRSGGSNGEDDTRSGGNREKDDKMSGEKSKEEDQRSGGNSGENNNRSDGNSKEEDQRSGGNSSEDNNRSDGNSKEEDQRSGGNSGENNNRSDGNSKEEDQRSGGNSEEENKRSGGNREKDDKMSGEKSKEEDQRSGGNSSEDNNRSDGNSKEEDQRSGGNSSEDNNRSDGNSKEEDQRSGGNSSEDNNRSDGNSKEEDQRSGGNSGENNNRSDGNSKEEDQRSGGNSGENNNRSDGNSKEEDQRSGGNSSEDNNRSDGNSKEEDQRSGGNSSEDNNRSDGNSKEEDQRSGGNSSEDNNRSDGNSKEEDQRSGGNSGENNNRSDGNSKEEDQRSGGNSEEENKRSGGNREKDDKMSGEKSKEEDQRSGGNSSEDNNRSDGNSKEEDQRSGGNSSEDNNRSDGNSKEEDQRSGGNSSEDNNRSDGNSKEEDQRSGGNSGENNNRSDGNSKEEDQRSGGNSGENNNRSDGNSKEEDQRSGGNSSEDNNRSDGNSKEEDQRSGGNSGENNNRSDGNSKEEDQRSGGNSGENNNRSDGNSKEEDQRSGGNSSEDNNRSDGNSKEEDQRSGGNSIEDDTSSGGNSSEDDDRSGGNRRGEGDNRSGGNSEEEDKRPGGNSKEGDKRPGGNRGEYIKRSGGNSKEDDTRSGGNSSEDDDRSGGNRRGEVDKRSGGNNREYGKRSGGNRGEDDTRSGGNRCEDDDRSGGHRRGVGDKSSGGNSGEEDKRPGENS comes from the exons ATGATGCATTCATTATGCACAACAGACACAG GCTACCATCCCCATGGTTTGATTAATCAAGGGGCAACCTGTTATTTAAACAGTGTGCTGCAGGTGTTCTTCATGACCAAGGACTTCAGAGAGGCTATTGAAAG TCAGGTATTTCCTAATGATCAAGAACAAGAGACCATTGATCACAAGCTTAAAAGGCTGTTTCAAAAATTAAAAGAGAAAGAAGCTGACACAAAGGACATTTCTTGGACATTGGACATTCAAACCG TATATGAGCAACGTGACGCCGCTGAGTTTTTTGAGAAGATTTTAAGCACGGTCAAGAATAATGTGTCTAAG ATCTTCGAAGGACAATTGTCGCACACTATCTCCTGTGCAAATAGTCATATTTCCAATATTGAACCTGGTCCATTTTGGGTTCTGCCCCTCTCCATGGACGTAACCTTAGGCCCTGGTCAAAGCTACAGTGTG AATGACGGTTTTGAGGAGTTTTTTGAGAAATCAActatcactggggacaagctgtACTGTGCTAAATGCAATGAAGAAGTGGAAGCAACAACT GCATGTAAGATGGTACATCACCCAGAGATTCTGACTCTGCTACTCAAGAGGTTTGAGTTTGACTACCATGGGATGACATATGTCAAAATTAAGCGCTCTGTGGACGTTCCTCACAAATTACAGACAGAG AATGGGGCATATGAACTCTATGCAATTGTGGACCATGAAGGAAGTCTAAGAAGTGGACATTACACTGCTACAATCAGGTCCTATGAGGATCAGAAGTGGTATTTGTTTAATGACAGCAACGTAAGCCTG ATCACATTGGAACCAAACTTAAG ATCACAAAGTGCTTATCTGCTTATTTATAGGACAT GTGGATACAGACAAGAAGAGGATAAGAGGTCAGgtggaaacagagaggaagatggaAAGAGTGTATgtggaaagaaagaaaaagagggagagaagaagttGTCAGGTGGAAACAGAGGAGACGAGGAGGGGAGCTCATGGTCAAAGAGAAGAGGAAATGAAAAGGATGCAGCTAAAAAGACACCAGAATATGAATGGATTGTAAATTGGTTTTACTCATGCATAACAACAATTGGATCATGGGGAAAAAGAGGAGAATATAAAATTGATGCAGATGAAAATAAAGGAGAAGGGGGCAAAAGTACAGATGGGGagaatggagatggagggaaggagaggtcaggTGCAAAGAGAGAAGATGATAAAACGTCAGGTGAAAAAAGTACAGACGAGGATCAGAGGTCAGGTGGAAACAGTAGTGAGGATGATGACAGGTCCGGTGGAAACAGAAGAGGAGAAGGTGATAAGAGGTCAGGTGGAAACAGTGAGGAAGAGGCTAAGAGGCCAGGTGGAAACAGTATGGAAAAGGATAAGAGGTCAG GTGGAAACAGTGAAGAAGAGGAAAAGAGGCCAGGTGGAAACAGAGAAGGTGATAAGATATCAGGTAGAAACAGTGAGGAAGAGGATAAGAGGTCAGGTGGAAACAGTGGAGGAGATAATAAGAGGACAGGTGGAAACAGTGAAGAAGAGGAAAAGAGGCCAGGTGGAAACAGAGAAGGTGATAAGATATCAGGTAGAAACAGTGAGGAAGAGGATAAGAGGCCAGGTGGAAACAGAGGAGAAGATGATACAAGGTCAGATGGAAACAGTAGTGAGGATGATGACAGGTCCGGTGGAAACAGAAGAGGAGAAGATGATAAGAGGTCAGGTGGAAGCAGTGGGGAAGATGATACGAGTTCAGGTGGAAGCAGTGGGGAAGATGATACGAGGTCAGTTGGAAACAGTGGAGAAGATCATAACAGGTCCGGTGGAAACAGAAGAGGAGAAGGTGATAAGAGGTCAGGTGGAAACAGTGAAGAAGAGGGTAAGAGGTCAGGTGGAAACAGTAAGGAAGAGGATAAGAGGCCAGGTGGAAACCGTAGAGAATATAATAAGAGGTCAGGTGGAAACAGTATAGAGGATGATGACAGGTCTGGTGGAAACAGAAGAGGAGAAGGTGATAAGAGGTCAGGTGGAAGCAGTGGGGAAGATGATAAGAGGTCAGGTGGAAACAGTATAGAGGATGATGACAGGTCTGGTGGAAACAGAAGAGGAGAAGGTGATAAGAGGTTAGGTGGAAGCAGTGGGGAAGATGATAAGAGGTCAGGTGGAAACCGTGGAGAATATAATAAGAGGTCAGGTGGAAACAGTATAGAGGATGATACAAGGTCAGGTGGAAACAGTATAGAGGATGATGACAGGTCTGGTGGAAACAGAAGAGGAGAAGGTGATAAGAGGTCAGGTGGAAGCAATGGGGAAGATGATACGAGGTCAGGTGGAAACAGAGAAAAAGATGATAAGATGTCAGGTGAAAAAAGTAAGGAAGAGGATCAGAGGTCAGGTGGAAACAGTGGAGAAAATAATAATAGGTCTGATGGAAACAGTAAGGAAGAGGATCAGAGGTCAGGTGGAAACAGTAGTGAGGATAATAATAGGTCTGATGGAAACAGTAAGGAAGAGGATCAGAGGTCAG GTGGAAACAGTGGAGAAAATAATAATAG GTCTGATGGAAACAGTAAGGAAGAGGATCAGAGGTCAGGTGGAAACAGTGAGGAAGAGAATAAGAGGTCAGGTGGAAACAGAGAAAAAGATGATAAGATGTCAGGTGAAAAAAGTAAGGAAGAGGATCAGAGGTCAGGTGGAAACAGTAGTGAGGATAATAATAGGTCTGATGGAAACAGTAAGGAAGAGGATCAGAGGTCAGGTGGAAACAGTAGTGAGGATAATAATAGGTCTGATGGAAACAGTAAGGAAGAGGATCAGAGGTCAGGTGGAAACAGTAGTGAGGATAATAATAGGTCTGATGGAAACAGTAAGGAAGAGGATCAGAGGTCAG GTGGAAACAGTGGAGAAAATAATAATAGGTCTGATGGAAACAGTAAGGAAGAGGATCAGAGGTCAGGTGGAAACAGTGGAGAAAATAATAATAGGTCTGATGGAAACAGTAAGGAAGAGGATCAGAGGTCAGGTGGAAACAGTAGTGAGGATAATAATAGGTCTGATGGAAACAGTAAGGAAGAGGATCAGAGGTCAG GTGGAAACAGTAGTGAGGATAATAATAGGTCTGATGGAAACAGTAAGGAAGAGGATCAGAGGTCAG GTGGAAACAGTAGTGAGGATAATAATAGGTCTGATGGAAACAGTAAGGAAGAGGATCAGAGGTCAGGTGGAAACAGTGGAGAAAATAATAATAGGTCTGATGGAAACAGTAAGGAAGAGGATCAGAGGTCAG GTGGAAACAGTGAGGAAGAGAATAAGAGGTCAGGTGGAAACAGAGAAAAAGATGATAAGATGTCAGGTGAAAAAAGTAAGGAAGAGGATCAGAGGTCAGGTGGAAACAGTAGTGAGGATAATAATAGGTCTGATGGAAACAGTAAGGAAGAGGATCAGAGGTCAGGTGGAAACAGTAGTGAGGATAATAATAGGTCTGATGGAAACAGTAAGGAAGAGGATCAGAGGTCAGGTGGAAACAGTAGTGAGGATAATAATAGGTCTGATGGAAACAGTAAGGAAGAGGATCAGAGGTCAGGTGGAAACAGTGGAGAAAATAATAATAGGTCTGATGGAAACAGTAAGGAAGAGGATCAGAGGTCAGGTGGAAACAGTGGAGAAAATAATAATAGGTCTGATGGAAACAGTAAGGAAGAGGATCAGAGGTCAGGTGGAAACAGTAGTGAGGATAATAATAG GTCTGATGGAAACAGTAAGGAAGAGGATCAGAGGTCAGGTGGAAACAGTGGAGAAAATAATAATAGGTCTGATGGAAACAGTAAGGAAGAGGATCAGAGGTCAGGTGGAAACAGTGGAGAAAATAATAATAGGTCTGATGGAAACAGTAAGGAAGAGGATCAGAGGTCAGGTGGAAACAGTAGTGAGGATAATAATAGGTCTGATGGAAACAGTAAGGAAGAGGATCAGAGGTCAGGTGGAAACAGTATAGAAGATGATACAAGCTCGGGTGGAAATAGTAGTGAGGATGATGACAGGTCCGGTGGAAACAGAAGAGGAGAAGGTGATAACAGGTCAGGTGGAAACAGTGAGGAAGAGGATAAGAGGCCAGGTGGAAACAGTAAGGAAGGGGATAAGAGGCCAGGTGGAAACCGTGGAGAATATATTAAGAGGTCAGGTGGAAACAGTAAAGAGGATGATACAAGGTCAGGTGGAAACAGTAGTGAGGATGATGACAGGTCCGGTGGAAACAGACGAGGAGAAGTTGATAAGAGGTCAGGTGGAAACAATAGAGAATATGGTAAGAGGTCAGGTGGAAACAGAGGAGAAGATGATACAAGATCAGGAGGAAACAGGTGTGAGGATGATGACAGGTCCGGTGGACATAGAAGAGGAGTAGGTGATAAGAGTTCAGGTGGAAACAGTGGGGAAGAGGATAAGAGGCCAGGTGAAAACAGTTAG